A region of Streptomyces sp. NBC_01788 DNA encodes the following proteins:
- a CDS encoding HU family DNA-binding protein encodes MKIRRPAPITERLTTTKLIDVVAADLDIPPAEARKAVIATFGAIARAAASGHDVAITNFGTWRSYRTPRRKSRNPQTGEPVIVAAHQKVSFRVGPALADAVRRRDRKASIDKAPKGSKTSGAGQ; translated from the coding sequence TTGAAGATCAGGCGCCCCGCCCCGATCACCGAGCGGCTGACCACGACGAAGCTGATCGACGTCGTAGCCGCCGACCTGGACATCCCGCCCGCGGAGGCCCGCAAGGCCGTGATTGCCACCTTCGGTGCCATTGCCCGCGCCGCCGCATCCGGCCACGACGTCGCCATCACCAACTTCGGCACGTGGCGCTCGTACCGCACCCCGCGGCGGAAGTCCCGCAACCCGCAGACCGGCGAGCCGGTGATCGTGGCCGCTCACCAGAAGGTCAGCTTCCGCGTCGGGCCCGCGCTCGCCGACGCCGTACGCCGCCGCGACCGCAAGGCCTCCATCGACAAGGCCCCCAAGGGCAGCAAGACCAGCGGCGCCGGGCAGTGA
- a CDS encoding WhiB family transcriptional regulator translates to MAYTGSIPDTAAHRFDWMARMACRDEKPAMFSTSRHEHQARIICAVRCPVRAQCLANVKRLEHGAAADRRDGVVAGLTAHERWRLDADAPGHDKASPALVFTGDPPRCGTYGALLRHLWLGERIDPDCWSAEVRRDRLGRVTRAAAQKPARGKTATHELVQGS, encoded by the coding sequence ATGGCCTACACCGGATCCATCCCCGACACCGCGGCCCACCGCTTCGACTGGATGGCACGCATGGCCTGCCGCGACGAGAAACCCGCGATGTTCTCCACGTCCCGGCACGAGCACCAGGCGCGCATCATCTGCGCCGTCCGCTGCCCGGTCCGCGCCCAGTGCCTCGCCAACGTCAAGCGCCTCGAGCACGGCGCCGCCGCAGACCGCCGGGACGGCGTCGTCGCCGGGCTCACCGCGCACGAGCGGTGGCGCCTGGACGCCGACGCCCCCGGCCACGACAAGGCCTCGCCGGCGCTCGTCTTCACCGGCGATCCGCCGCGCTGCGGAACCTACGGCGCGTTGCTGCGGCACCTGTGGCTCGGCGAGCGCATCGACCCTGACTGCTGGAGCGCCGAGGTACGCCGCGACCGCCTCGGCCGCGTCACCCGCGCTGCCGCGCAGAAGCCGGCCCGCGGCAAGACCGCCACTCACGAACTCGTACAGGGAAGTTGA
- a CDS encoding glycosyltransferase has protein sequence MNRPLTAHRHRSSVLLTGAICLILAAAWAVQHGVQAAGYGGPNGARLAAVWAVTFLLLAAQTVMYHCERPRRVTPRARRQLDALHVAVLLPVYNEDPGYLRLALESMLAQTRRPDSVHVVDDGSGVRDQDGNIIQVIDYADVRAWWTQAARVAGITTTWQRTPNSGKRHAQAAGVRMSPDADVYVTVDSDSCLAPTALEEILLPFAKARVQSVAGIVLATNARTNLLTRVTDLWFTTGQLTDRSALSAMGAVLVNSGPLAAYRADVVRDNLDSYLNERFMGRPVMFSDDSLLTLYALLRGRAVQQPTAVAFTALPERPRHFLRMYCRWMRGSTIRSVWRFRYLPLTSWAYWAHLLRWFQVALSTVVIGWLLIVEPTVYGHTPPTSFLVVPFLIGWAQALRYLSVARSDDTLPGRLATWLLMPLAVIGSWTVLRFMRWYGVATCARTGWGTRQNGAEVALDNPAAEATIAAGPVTLPDDDTIRMRIPVAKLLDPDTEQTLTLPIPRQRTAASQHERASR, from the coding sequence GTGAACCGGCCCCTGACCGCGCACAGACACCGCTCCAGCGTCCTACTCACCGGCGCGATATGCCTCATCCTCGCCGCCGCATGGGCCGTACAGCACGGCGTCCAGGCCGCAGGCTACGGCGGCCCCAACGGGGCCCGGCTCGCGGCCGTATGGGCTGTGACGTTCCTGCTGCTCGCCGCCCAGACCGTCATGTACCACTGCGAGCGGCCCCGCCGCGTCACCCCACGTGCCCGCCGCCAGCTCGACGCCCTGCACGTCGCCGTGCTGCTGCCCGTCTACAACGAGGACCCCGGCTACCTGCGGCTCGCACTGGAGTCGATGCTCGCCCAGACCCGCCGCCCGGACTCGGTCCACGTCGTCGACGACGGCTCCGGCGTCCGCGACCAGGACGGCAACATCATCCAGGTCATCGACTACGCCGACGTCCGTGCCTGGTGGACGCAGGCCGCCCGCGTCGCCGGCATCACCACGACGTGGCAGCGCACCCCCAACTCGGGGAAGCGGCACGCACAGGCCGCCGGCGTCCGCATGTCCCCGGACGCGGACGTGTACGTGACCGTCGACTCCGATTCGTGTCTGGCACCCACCGCGCTCGAGGAAATTCTGCTGCCCTTCGCGAAGGCCCGCGTGCAGTCGGTGGCCGGGATCGTCCTCGCGACCAACGCCCGCACGAACCTCCTTACCCGCGTCACCGACCTGTGGTTCACCACCGGCCAGCTGACCGACCGGTCCGCCCTGTCCGCCATGGGCGCCGTCCTCGTCAACTCCGGCCCGCTGGCCGCCTACCGGGCCGACGTCGTCCGCGACAACCTCGACTCCTACCTCAACGAGCGGTTCATGGGCCGCCCGGTCATGTTCTCCGACGACTCCCTGCTCACCCTGTACGCGCTGCTCCGCGGCCGCGCCGTCCAGCAGCCGACCGCGGTCGCGTTCACCGCCCTGCCCGAACGCCCGCGGCACTTTCTCAGGATGTACTGCCGCTGGATGCGCGGCTCCACGATCCGCTCCGTGTGGCGGTTCCGCTACCTGCCCCTCACCAGCTGGGCCTACTGGGCGCACCTGCTCCGCTGGTTCCAAGTCGCCCTGTCCACCGTCGTGATCGGCTGGCTCCTCATCGTCGAACCCACCGTCTACGGCCACACCCCGCCCACGAGCTTCCTCGTCGTCCCGTTCCTGATCGGCTGGGCGCAGGCCCTGCGCTACCTGTCCGTGGCCCGCAGCGACGACACCCTCCCCGGCCGGCTCGCCACCTGGCTGCTCATGCCCCTCGCCGTCATCGGCTCCTGGACGGTGCTGCGCTTCATGCGCTGGTACGGGGTGGCCACCTGCGCCCGCACCGGCTGGGGGACTCGCCAGAACGGCGCCGAAGTCGCCCTCGACAACCCGGCAGCCGAGGCCACCATCGCGGCCGGCCCGGTGACGCTGCCGGACGACGACACCATCCGCATGCGCATCCCCGTCGCGAAGCTCCTCGACCCCGACACCGAACAGACCCTCACCCTGCCCATCCCGCGGCAACGCACCGCCGCATCCCAGCATGAAAGGGCCTCGCGATGA
- a CDS encoding response regulator transcription factor has translation MITALRKHMLRAADELGLPLSVKQVHRFANRVADHAARGPAPDLLITPHRYAVLVGLAAGESSGETGDRLGMSVNSVKSHRQYVYQRLGAMNAAHAVAIAKDLGILRTPTLEGREKDTSAGTQPDAGESTADFFQPDHTYQHSAWQFRCAAVTADPETGERTAIGWFRFRQGKWRLFSADNAMWNDVWTHTPDGGS, from the coding sequence GTGATCACCGCTCTGCGCAAGCACATGCTGCGCGCTGCCGACGAGCTCGGCCTTCCGCTGAGCGTCAAGCAGGTCCACCGGTTCGCCAACCGCGTCGCCGACCACGCGGCCCGCGGCCCGGCACCGGACCTGCTCATCACCCCTCACCGGTACGCCGTCCTGGTCGGCCTGGCCGCGGGCGAGTCATCTGGAGAGACGGGCGACCGCCTCGGGATGAGCGTGAACAGTGTCAAGAGCCACCGGCAGTACGTCTACCAGAGGCTCGGGGCCATGAACGCAGCTCATGCCGTGGCGATCGCCAAGGACCTCGGCATCCTGCGGACCCCGACGCTCGAAGGGCGGGAGAAGGACACCAGCGCCGGCACCCAGCCGGACGCGGGCGAGTCCACTGCCGACTTCTTCCAGCCCGACCACACCTACCAGCACAGCGCATGGCAGTTCCGCTGCGCCGCCGTCACCGCGGACCCGGAGACCGGCGAGCGGACCGCGATCGGCTGGTTCCGGTTCCGGCAGGGCAAATGGCGCCTGTTCTCCGCCGACAACGCCATGTGGAACGACGTCTGGACCCACACCCCCGACGGAGGCTCGTGA
- a CDS encoding DUF6085 family protein: protein MTGNLPVAGHCPMGCGETLQRRTTDGAIVCASPACVRPDAVDELLRDRETEHIVQFDQAGFTIRHPLRERLDDDLMRCALHRSIAELLGPPNGEPGRYRATPGPGGWRLTASTESSDR from the coding sequence GTGACCGGCAACCTGCCCGTCGCCGGGCACTGCCCGATGGGCTGCGGCGAGACGTTGCAGCGGCGCACCACCGACGGCGCCATCGTCTGCGCGAGCCCCGCATGCGTCCGGCCGGACGCCGTCGACGAGCTGCTGCGCGACCGGGAGACCGAGCACATCGTGCAGTTCGACCAGGCCGGGTTCACCATCCGGCACCCGCTGCGCGAGCGCCTGGACGACGACCTCATGCGTTGCGCCCTGCATCGATCCATCGCCGAGCTGCTGGGCCCGCCGAACGGAGAGCCCGGCCGGTACCGGGCTACCCCGGGCCCGGGCGGCTGGCGCCTCACGGCCTCCACGGAGAGTTCCGACCGATGA
- the ku gene encoding non-homologous end joining protein Ku — protein MPRTIWSGAISFGLVTVPIHLQSATEDHSVRFHQYHLEDMGRVRVRKVCELENREVTQDEIGKGYEWSRDQVIPISDAELDNLPLPTAKAVEIEAFLPLESIDPIRIGEGYYLAPDGQVAAKPYKLLREALGRSSRVAVAKWAWHGRERLGILRVRDDVLVLHLMRWPDEIRDSAEVAPPAVQVSDDEIDGALALMETMARDDLSGDEFRDTYTEALEQIIEAKREHRAPPAMPEPEAEPGQVLDLMAALNASVEKARASRGEGEADVHEMPAPKKTAAKKQPAKKTAGKKTAAKKPARKPRSA, from the coding sequence ATGCCCCGAACTATCTGGAGCGGCGCGATCAGCTTCGGCCTGGTCACGGTGCCGATCCACCTCCAGTCCGCCACCGAAGACCACAGCGTCCGTTTCCACCAGTACCACCTGGAGGACATGGGCAGGGTGCGCGTGCGCAAGGTGTGCGAGCTGGAGAACCGCGAAGTCACACAGGACGAGATCGGCAAGGGCTACGAGTGGTCCCGGGACCAGGTCATCCCCATCAGCGACGCTGAACTCGACAACCTTCCGCTGCCCACCGCGAAGGCCGTGGAGATCGAGGCGTTCCTCCCGCTGGAATCCATCGACCCGATCCGGATCGGCGAGGGCTACTACCTGGCCCCGGACGGGCAGGTCGCCGCCAAGCCGTACAAGCTCCTGCGGGAGGCCCTCGGCCGCTCGTCCCGGGTAGCGGTCGCCAAGTGGGCATGGCACGGCCGCGAGCGCCTCGGCATCCTCCGGGTACGCGACGACGTCCTGGTCCTGCACCTGATGCGCTGGCCGGACGAGATCCGCGACTCTGCCGAAGTCGCCCCGCCCGCAGTCCAGGTCAGCGACGACGAGATCGACGGCGCCCTCGCCCTCATGGAGACGATGGCGCGCGACGACCTCTCCGGCGATGAGTTCCGCGACACGTACACCGAGGCCCTGGAGCAGATCATCGAGGCCAAGCGCGAGCACCGGGCGCCGCCCGCGATGCCGGAGCCGGAAGCCGAGCCGGGGCAGGTGCTGGACCTGATGGCGGCGCTGAACGCGTCCGTGGAGAAGGCGCGCGCCTCGCGCGGCGAGGGCGAGGCCGACGTGCACGAGATGCCTGCGCCGAAGAAGACCGCCGCGAAGAAGCAGCCGGCCAAGAAGACGGCAGGGAAGAAGACTGCGGCGAAGAAGCCGGCCCGCAAGCCGCGCAGCGCCTGA
- a CDS encoding DUF6233 domain-containing protein, giving the protein MNDLPPDLPRLRTLETWLVYSLERVRQRIADVERREAEQRRGMEARPPVPEWILEQGLNRDSLPVAVHVGGCHMAGKRWRGVPRDVAVRALTEGVQACGHCHPDTVLGILD; this is encoded by the coding sequence GTGAACGACCTGCCCCCGGATCTGCCTCGCCTCCGCACTCTGGAGACGTGGCTGGTCTACAGCCTGGAGCGGGTGCGGCAGCGGATCGCCGACGTCGAACGGCGCGAGGCTGAGCAGCGGCGCGGCATGGAGGCCCGGCCGCCTGTGCCGGAGTGGATCCTGGAGCAGGGCCTGAACAGAGACTCCCTGCCGGTGGCGGTGCACGTGGGCGGCTGCCACATGGCGGGTAAGCGGTGGAGGGGCGTGCCGCGGGACGTGGCGGTGCGGGCGCTCACCGAGGGGGTGCAGGCGTGCGGGCACTGCCACCCGGACACCGTGCTCGGCATCCTCGACTGA
- a CDS encoding endonuclease domain-containing protein, producing the protein MASNNSKNTTQAGYGYTHQSLRRALLPSAYGKPCPHCQQPMLPGQPLDLDHTADRTSYRGFAHASCNRSEGARRGNAQRSARRTWRTSRQW; encoded by the coding sequence ATGGCCAGCAACAACAGCAAGAACACCACCCAGGCCGGCTACGGCTACACCCACCAGTCCCTACGCCGCGCCCTCCTACCCTCTGCCTACGGCAAGCCGTGTCCGCACTGCCAGCAGCCGATGCTGCCTGGTCAACCGCTCGACCTTGACCACACAGCTGACCGAACCTCGTATCGAGGTTTCGCTCATGCCTCCTGCAACCGCAGCGAGGGCGCACGCCGCGGCAACGCCCAGCGCAGCGCCCGGCGCACCTGGCGGACCTCCCGGCAGTGGTAG
- a CDS encoding terminase: protein MTASVLVEPAYRSEPEWHRTLGPEVADLSRLAGFAPDPEQQLILDATFAIDKRGKSASFEVAAVVGRQNLKTGTMKQMALGWLFVTEERLIVWSAHEFRTAQESFRDMEQLIESSSYLSRRVKHIHRGNGDEAIELHGDRRLIFKARTKGGGRGLSGDKVMLDEAFALQPMHMGALLPTLGARPDPQVVYGSSAGLAESVVLRGIRDRGRAGQDARLAYFEWCAPPPAEACRNGVKCTHALDAVGCGCDRPEFWAMANPQLGRRISPVTMASFRRALPPAEFAREHMGWWDEPVGGLVPISADAWKACADEGSAVQDPVAMAVDITPDRSMSAIAMAGRRADGLVHGELVDHRPGTGWVVDRLVDLAKKWRPCVLVLDPSSPAGSLEKALNERGFKVEPVGGEWRLQLVGSREYAQACGAFTDDVTNGRFRHPDQGPLNKAVEGAATRPLAEAWAWSRRNSQDDISPLVAVTLARHGHAAFGVAEPVEPFFIR, encoded by the coding sequence GTGACCGCAAGCGTTCTGGTTGAGCCGGCCTACCGCAGCGAGCCAGAGTGGCACAGGACGCTGGGCCCGGAGGTCGCCGACCTGTCGAGGTTGGCAGGGTTCGCGCCGGATCCTGAGCAGCAGCTGATCCTCGATGCGACGTTCGCCATCGACAAGCGGGGCAAGTCGGCATCGTTCGAGGTCGCCGCAGTGGTGGGCCGGCAGAACCTGAAGACCGGCACGATGAAACAAATGGCGCTCGGCTGGCTGTTCGTCACCGAAGAGCGGCTGATCGTCTGGTCGGCGCACGAGTTCCGGACGGCGCAGGAGTCGTTCCGGGACATGGAGCAGCTGATCGAGTCGTCGTCGTATCTGTCGCGGCGGGTGAAGCACATCCACCGCGGCAACGGCGACGAGGCGATCGAACTCCACGGAGACCGGCGGCTGATCTTCAAGGCGCGGACGAAGGGCGGCGGCCGCGGCCTGTCCGGCGACAAGGTCATGCTGGACGAGGCGTTCGCGCTGCAGCCGATGCACATGGGTGCGCTGCTGCCGACGCTCGGTGCCCGCCCGGACCCGCAGGTCGTATACGGGTCGTCGGCGGGCCTGGCCGAGTCGGTGGTGCTCCGCGGGATCCGAGACCGCGGCCGGGCCGGGCAGGATGCGCGCCTCGCCTATTTCGAGTGGTGCGCGCCGCCGCCGGCGGAGGCCTGCCGGAACGGCGTGAAGTGCACGCACGCCCTGGACGCTGTCGGCTGTGGCTGCGACCGGCCGGAGTTCTGGGCGATGGCGAACCCCCAGCTCGGCCGGCGGATCAGCCCGGTCACGATGGCGTCGTTCCGGCGGGCGCTGCCGCCGGCCGAGTTCGCCCGCGAGCACATGGGCTGGTGGGACGAGCCGGTCGGCGGGCTGGTGCCGATCAGCGCGGACGCGTGGAAGGCGTGCGCGGACGAAGGGTCGGCGGTGCAGGACCCGGTTGCCATGGCTGTGGACATCACCCCGGACCGGTCGATGTCCGCGATCGCGATGGCCGGGCGCCGCGCGGACGGCCTGGTCCACGGCGAGCTCGTCGATCACCGGCCCGGGACGGGATGGGTCGTCGACCGGCTGGTGGACCTGGCGAAGAAGTGGCGGCCGTGCGTGCTGGTGCTGGATCCCTCGAGTCCGGCCGGCTCGCTGGAGAAGGCGCTGAACGAGCGCGGCTTCAAGGTCGAGCCGGTCGGCGGGGAGTGGCGGCTTCAGCTGGTCGGGTCCCGCGAGTACGCGCAGGCCTGCGGGGCGTTCACCGATGACGTCACCAATGGCCGGTTCCGGCACCCCGACCAGGGTCCGCTGAACAAGGCCGTGGAAGGGGCGGCGACACGGCCGCTCGCGGAGGCGTGGGCGTGGTCTCGCCGTAACAGCCAGGACGACATCTCCCCGCTGGTGGCGGTCACGCTGGCTCGGCACGGACATGCCGCGTTCGGGGTGGCCGAGCCGGTGGAGCCCTTCTTCATCCGATGA
- a CDS encoding phage portal protein produces the protein MGLLDRVSAAMGAGARRRDSAPLGLDEWAQFFTFGGLNYPMVQTTMNAINEEQIALTSSAAFKSNGPVFALVVARLQVFSQVRFQWTRFEAGQPTSLFGSTELGVLERPWPGGTTGDLLARMEVDASLAGNAYIRRTRADRLNRLRPDWVIVVLGSKENADHPSEAADVEVVGHVYDPPSGPMKFFPIDGSEGRIAHYAPLPDPDFHFLGQSWITPVIREMQGDSLATEHKARFLTNAATPNMAIKFDPSVSLKQVRDFKELMEAEHKGAWNAYKTLYLGGGADAKVIGKDFRELDFAATQGKGESRLAAAAGVPPSWVGFSEGLQGSSLNAGNFTAARRRFADGTMQHLWSNASASLEPLLTPPDAGASLWFDTKAVAFMREDAGDRAAIAQKEASTITALVRDGFTAQSAIDAVMNQDWTRLQHTGLTSVQLQRPTDGVQPMPKMEGAGP, from the coding sequence GTGGGGCTTCTTGACCGTGTCTCCGCCGCGATGGGTGCCGGCGCGCGCCGGCGGGACAGTGCCCCGCTGGGGCTGGATGAGTGGGCGCAGTTCTTCACGTTCGGCGGTCTGAACTATCCGATGGTTCAGACGACGATGAACGCGATCAACGAGGAACAGATCGCGCTCACCTCGTCAGCAGCCTTCAAGAGCAACGGGCCCGTGTTCGCCCTGGTCGTCGCCAGGCTGCAGGTGTTCTCCCAGGTGCGGTTCCAGTGGACCCGCTTCGAAGCCGGACAGCCCACCAGCCTCTTCGGATCCACGGAGCTGGGGGTGCTGGAGCGGCCGTGGCCGGGCGGCACCACCGGCGACCTGCTCGCCCGCATGGAGGTCGACGCCTCCCTCGCCGGGAACGCCTACATCCGCCGCACACGAGCGGACCGGCTGAACCGGCTGCGCCCGGACTGGGTCATCGTCGTCCTCGGCTCGAAGGAGAACGCCGACCACCCGTCCGAGGCCGCAGACGTCGAAGTCGTCGGGCACGTCTACGACCCGCCCTCCGGGCCGATGAAGTTCTTCCCCATCGACGGCAGCGAGGGCCGTATCGCGCACTACGCGCCGCTGCCCGACCCCGACTTCCACTTCCTCGGCCAGTCGTGGATCACCCCCGTCATCCGGGAGATGCAGGGCGACAGCCTCGCCACCGAGCACAAGGCGCGCTTCCTGACGAACGCCGCCACACCGAACATGGCGATCAAGTTCGACCCGTCGGTGTCGCTGAAGCAGGTCCGCGACTTCAAGGAGCTCATGGAGGCCGAGCACAAGGGCGCCTGGAACGCCTACAAGACCCTGTACCTGGGCGGCGGCGCGGACGCGAAGGTCATCGGCAAGGACTTCCGCGAACTCGACTTCGCCGCAACGCAGGGCAAGGGCGAGTCCCGGCTCGCCGCCGCAGCTGGCGTCCCCCCGTCCTGGGTCGGGTTTTCCGAAGGCCTCCAGGGGTCAAGTCTGAACGCCGGAAACTTCACGGCCGCACGCCGCCGCTTCGCCGACGGCACCATGCAACACCTGTGGAGCAACGCGTCCGCGAGCCTGGAGCCCCTCCTCACCCCGCCCGACGCCGGCGCGAGCCTCTGGTTCGACACCAAGGCCGTCGCGTTCATGCGCGAAGACGCCGGCGACCGGGCCGCGATCGCGCAGAAGGAAGCCTCCACCATCACCGCCCTCGTCAGGGACGGGTTCACCGCCCAGTCCGCGATCGACGCGGTCATGAACCAGGACTGGACCAGGCTCCAGCACACGGGCCTGACCTCCGTGCAGCTGCAACGCCCCACCGACGGCGTCCAGCCCATGCCGAAAATGGAAGGAGCCGGCCCGTGA
- a CDS encoding phage major capsid protein: MTGQLYSRVFALDDIAIRAGGDGRTVTAYAAVFDSPAEIRDQDGHYQEQISRSAFDKTLKERAGRVGVFYNHARTLHGTPSEKGSVPIGTPLEVRPDGRGLLTVTRYNKTPLADDVLEAIRNGDITGQSFTGRFIKSDPKGPYLPARAGDLTLVTRQEIALIEYGPTPIPAYHDAEIVGVRADGTAADRGNIDTPNAADLNTEARAYAAAEGWAMEDGSYPVRPLEMHGRQDLEAAIHAVGRGSGSHDQIRAHIVKRAHALGLQALIPADWPGTPTTSGGSTTGTAAGNTTSTSGRTEPANGTPAAPSTGAATGRTETTHGAATEPRTHSVTTQTSTSREGTMDDRMTVEERAARQSEIRARLQEIEGEYSGATMPDEIQTEWNGLLEENDEHGRAIAESELRSAQLRAVLDNPTATERVAPTTVGYGGRAPAVITTRDIYDLTEARSQARSLEELPGIYRDRAMRAIELSQFPGMESREDAQTRAAYLVETIDDEHGTLARRMLQTGSPVYNRAFGKMISALSQNGLTAEESRALQLGVDASGGFAVPFQLDPTVILTSDGTINPLREVARIEQIVGKEWDGVTSAGVTVTRGAENDEAPDSSPTLAQPKVVTQRVQGFVPFSVEIERSWNAMRSEITMLLQDAKDTEEATSFVLGDGTGTNAGGIIGTLPSNRRVSSAATGTLSVPDDIYAVEESLAPRFRARASWLGNKSIYNRIKSVAATMGGLSNDLWARLGAGLPPELAGYAARELSSMKDSIAPSGGGNNLVLLFGDYKRGFLIVDRIGMSIELVPHLFGPNGRPTGQRGIYAYWGNNSKILVPQALRALNVVSPA; the protein is encoded by the coding sequence GTGACCGGACAGCTCTACTCGCGCGTATTCGCGCTGGACGACATCGCCATCCGGGCCGGCGGGGACGGCCGCACTGTCACCGCATACGCCGCCGTCTTCGACAGCCCTGCCGAGATCCGCGACCAGGACGGCCACTACCAGGAGCAGATCTCCCGCAGCGCGTTCGACAAGACGCTGAAGGAGCGCGCCGGCCGCGTCGGCGTGTTCTACAACCACGCCCGCACCCTGCACGGCACCCCCAGCGAGAAGGGCTCGGTGCCGATCGGGACGCCGCTGGAGGTCCGCCCCGACGGGCGCGGCCTGCTCACCGTCACCCGGTACAACAAGACGCCGCTGGCGGACGACGTCCTCGAGGCGATCCGCAACGGGGACATCACCGGGCAGTCCTTCACCGGACGGTTCATCAAGTCCGACCCGAAGGGCCCCTACCTGCCGGCGCGGGCCGGTGACCTGACGCTGGTCACGCGGCAGGAGATCGCGCTGATCGAGTACGGGCCCACCCCGATCCCCGCCTACCACGACGCCGAGATCGTCGGAGTGCGAGCGGACGGCACCGCCGCCGACCGGGGCAACATCGACACCCCCAACGCCGCCGACCTGAACACCGAGGCCCGCGCCTACGCGGCCGCTGAGGGCTGGGCGATGGAAGACGGCTCGTATCCGGTCCGGCCGCTGGAGATGCACGGCCGCCAGGACCTCGAAGCCGCCATCCACGCCGTCGGCCGCGGCTCCGGATCCCACGACCAGATCCGCGCGCACATCGTCAAGCGCGCCCACGCCCTCGGCCTCCAGGCGCTCATCCCCGCCGACTGGCCGGGCACCCCCACGACTTCCGGCGGCAGCACGACCGGCACCGCCGCCGGCAACACGACCAGCACTTCGGGCCGGACCGAGCCCGCCAACGGCACTCCAGCCGCCCCCAGCACTGGAGCCGCCACCGGCAGGACCGAGACCACGCACGGAGCCGCGACCGAGCCGCGAACGCACTCGGTGACCACCCAGACCAGCACATCCCGGGAGGGAACCATGGACGACCGCATGACGGTCGAAGAGCGCGCCGCGCGCCAGAGCGAGATCCGGGCGCGGCTCCAGGAGATCGAGGGCGAATACTCGGGCGCGACGATGCCCGACGAGATCCAGACCGAGTGGAACGGGCTCCTGGAGGAAAACGACGAGCACGGGCGGGCCATCGCCGAGTCCGAGCTGCGCAGCGCCCAGCTGCGTGCCGTGCTCGACAACCCGACCGCGACCGAGCGGGTGGCCCCCACGACGGTCGGCTACGGCGGCCGCGCCCCGGCAGTCATCACCACCCGGGACATCTACGACCTGACCGAGGCCCGTTCGCAGGCGCGCTCCCTGGAGGAGCTGCCGGGCATCTACCGGGACCGGGCGATGCGCGCCATTGAGCTGTCGCAGTTCCCGGGCATGGAGTCCCGGGAGGACGCGCAGACCCGCGCGGCCTACCTGGTGGAGACCATCGACGACGAGCACGGCACGCTCGCCCGGCGCATGCTCCAGACCGGCAGCCCCGTCTACAACCGGGCGTTCGGCAAGATGATCAGCGCGCTGTCGCAGAACGGGCTCACCGCGGAGGAGTCCCGCGCGCTCCAGCTCGGTGTCGACGCGTCCGGCGGCTTCGCGGTCCCGTTCCAGCTGGACCCCACCGTCATCCTGACGAGCGATGGCACGATCAACCCGCTGCGGGAGGTCGCGCGGATCGAGCAGATCGTCGGCAAGGAGTGGGATGGCGTCACCTCCGCCGGCGTCACCGTCACGCGTGGCGCGGAGAACGACGAGGCCCCCGACTCGTCGCCGACCCTCGCCCAGCCCAAGGTAGTCACGCAGCGCGTCCAGGGCTTCGTGCCGTTCAGCGTGGAGATCGAGCGGTCGTGGAACGCGATGCGCTCCGAGATCACCATGCTGCTCCAGGACGCCAAGGACACCGAAGAGGCGACTTCGTTCGTTCTCGGTGACGGCACCGGCACGAACGCAGGCGGCATCATCGGCACCCTGCCGTCGAACCGCCGTGTCTCCTCCGCTGCGACCGGCACCCTCAGCGTCCCCGACGACATCTACGCCGTCGAGGAGTCGCTGGCGCCCCGCTTCCGGGCCCGCGCGTCGTGGCTCGGCAACAAGAGCATCTACAACCGGATCAAGTCCGTCGCGGCCACCATGGGCGGCCTGTCCAACGACCTGTGGGCGCGGCTCGGTGCGGGCCTGCCGCCGGAGCTGGCTGGCTACGCCGCCCGCGAGCTGTCCTCGATGAAGGACTCGATCGCACCCAGCGGCGGCGGGAACAACCTGGTGCTGCTGTTCGGCGACTACAAGCGGGGCTTCCTCATCGTCGACCGCATCGGCATGAGCATCGAGCTCGTCCCGCACCTGTTCGGGCCGAACGGCCGCCCGACCGGCCAGCGCGGCATCTACGCCTACTGGGGCAACAACTCCAAGATCCTCGTCCCGCAGGCGCTGCGCGCCCTGAACGTCGTCAGCCCCGCCTGA